From the Daucus carota subsp. sativus chromosome 8, DH1 v3.0, whole genome shotgun sequence genome, one window contains:
- the LOC108197501 gene encoding putative serine/threonine-protein kinase, producing MSRSFAVTLGGTGGAVVLLGILIGVVWFYMLQRRKHLNKNSDTGSSDPSAIVEVKGRGPHSSSVTPPLMGQHEARQFMTEELEQATNYFDEKNLIGCGRLGQVYKGLLQDGTIVAIKRRAGIPQQEFVEEVAYLSGISHRNLVSLLGYCQDCGYQMIVSEYLPNGSMCSHLYATGKDSASKLEFKQRLSIALGAAKGLSHLHSQQTPMVHGSFKTSNVLVDENFIAKVADAGVSRLLRKIEDAGPSHSARTNVYEDPETAQMGICTKMSDVYSFGVFLLELLIGQEASHIDSFGSDGSILQWVETHLNSNDMMDHRLGGSFTTEGIKDFIRLTLRCMAPLGKGRPNMQVVVLELDRILEKEITLTTVTGEGSAQVTLGSQLFTAI from the exons ATGTCAAGATCATTTGCGGTTACACTAGGCGGAACAGGAGGAGCAGTAGTATTATTGGGAATACTCATTGGGGTTGTATGGTTTTATATGTTACAGCGTAGAAAGCATTTAAACAAGAACTCAGACACAGGTTCTTCAGATCCATCGGCAATAG TCGAGGTAAAAGGAAGAGGTCCACACAGTTCTTCTGTAACACCACCTCTTATGGGGCAACATGAAGCAAGGCAGTTCATGACAGAAGAGTTGGAGCAAGCTACAAATTACTTTGATGAGAAAAACCTCATCGGATGTGGAAGATTGGGTCAGGTTTATAAAGGATTGCTTCAGGATGGGACTATCGTGGCTATTAAAAGACGTGCAGGCATCCCTCAGCAAGAATTTGTTGAAGAG GTAGCCTACTTATCAGGGATTTCACACCGAAACCTAGTTTCTCTTCTAGGCTATTGCCAGGACTGTGGATACCAAATGATAGTATCTGAATATCTACCTAATGGCAGCATGTGCAGCCATTTATATG CAACCGGGAAAGATTCAGCATCAAAACTGGAGTTCAAGCAGAGGTTGTCAATAGCTCTTGGGGCAGCTAAAG GTTTGAGCCATTTGCATAGCCAACAAACTCCAATGGTGCATGGTAGCTTTAAAACATCAAACGTTTTGGTAGATGAAAACTTCATTGCCAAAGTTGCGGATGCAGGAGTTTCCAGACTATTACGAAAAATTGAAGATGCGGGTCCATCTCACTCAGCAAGAACCAACGTTTACGAAGATCCCGA GACAGCCCAAATGGGGATTTGTACCAAGATGAGCGATGTCTACAGCTTTGGGGTCTTTCTTTTGGAGCTTTTAATAGGACAGGAGGCTTCACATATTGATTCCTTTGGATCAGATGGAAGTATACTTCAATGG GTGGAGACACACCTGAACTCAAACGATATGATGGATCATCGGCTAGGAGGAAGCTTCACCACTGAGGGCATAAAGGATTTTATCAGATTAACGCTACGATGCATGGCACCTCTAGGAAAAGGAAGACCTAACATGCAAGTGGTTGTTTTAGAGCTTGATAGGATTCTTGAGAAGGAGATCACACTCACAACGGTGACAGGTGAAGGGAGCGCTCAAGTTACTCTAGGAAGCCAACTGTTTACTGcaatataa